From Xenopus laevis strain J_2021 chromosome 7L, Xenopus_laevis_v10.1, whole genome shotgun sequence, one genomic window encodes:
- the tmem72.L gene encoding transmembrane protein 72: MQCSKGWAVLDGICRFLGISTAAVSTGVGIETLQQGHFPSLGYYLLFCSSILFVCEGSFFLHLFLTSCFRCQTEPRLYVCLGKTGRMGGFQKFVGYGLLSVACFLHPVLVWHVTIPGTMLIVTGMAYLLLSKRKKFDKEFINQSECYSDPSRTAIAMTGTGDTEQTYTFNSSLKTKKDSLLTQMRSILKVKRNHQCPQKTDSDHLHNLTDINAVKKQVHFKENVISIIPVEDGMVEDQESEQEETVSDTAPIIPTEPKQHHNTLPVNIGLF, encoded by the exons TGTCAACTGGCGTCGGAATTGAAACTCTTCAACAGGGGCATTTCCCCAGTCTAGGCTACTATTTATT aTTTTGTTCAAGCATATTATTTGTCTGCGAGGGATCCTTCTTCTTACACCTATTCCTTACATCATGCTTCAG ATGCCAGACAGAGCCTCGTCTCTATGTGTGCTTAGGCAAAACAGGACGCATGGGAGGATTTCAAAAATTTGTGGGATATGGCCTGCTATCAGTGGCTTGCTTTTTGCACCCAGTTTTGGTCTGGCATGTTACTATTCCTG GCACCATGCTTATTGTAACAGGTATGGCCTATCTCCTTCTAAGCAAGAGAAAGAAGTTTGACAAGGAATTCATAAATCAGTCAGAATGCTATTCTGACCCATCCAGAACAGCCATTGCAATGACCGGAACTGGTGATACAGAACAAACCTATACATTTAATAGCTCTCTGAAGACAAAAAAAGACTCTCTTCTTACACAGATGAGAAGTATATTGAAAGTCAAACGGAACCATCAGTGTCCCCAGAAAACAGACTCTGACCACTTGCACAATCTGACTGATATTAATGCTGTAAAGAAACAagtgcattttaaagaaaatgtaatcagCATTATCCCTGTCGAGGATGGGATGGTGGAGGATCAAGAAAGTGAGCAAGAGGAGACCGTATCAGACACAGCTCCCATTATACCAACAGAGCCTAAGCAGCATCATAACACTTTGCCTGTAAATATAGGCCTCTTCTAA